The Peribacillus simplex genome contains the following window.
GGAGAAACATAAGCAGAAATGGGATGAAATTTTCAGTAAAGCTGATATTAATTATCAAGTTGACATAAGGATTATAGACTTTGGTTCAAAAGGAGGGGTGAAGTGAATTGTCAGGGGTAAAGGCTAACATTCCATAAATGGACAGGCAATTCATAAGAATGAAAAACCTTCCAAATGGTAAGGCTTCAGTTTGTAGACAAAAGGGTTTCGGGATGTTATCATTCCGAAACCCTTTGATTTTTTATTGGATGGGAAGGTTTTTTTGTCAAGGCTCATCAAAGAAAAAGTCCCATCATTTAAAAAGGCTTATCGAAAGTTCTTGGAAGATTCGTCACTTCATGTGCAACCCTGATGCCGGATTGAATGGCTCCTTCAATCCAAGCAGGTACTGTTGATGTATGCTCTCCAGCGAAGTGGACCCTTCCTTCAGGAGTTGGGATGTATGGAAACAAGTCCGTTTCCTGACCAGGTTTAAACATGGAGAAAGCTCCGTATGCGTACTGATTCCGGGTCCAGCTAAAAGAAGCTCCTGATAAAAAATGATCGTATACTTGTTTTCCATGGACCCTTTCCAAATTTTTTAATGCGTTTTGTATACGATCTTTTTCCGGGAGGATATCCCATAAAGTGGCATCATCCTCCCATGTATAACTTGCTAAAATGATACCAGATTCACTTGGGTTTACCGTTTGGTAGGGGTAATAAGAAAATCTAATGGGTAGATCGGTCATCAATTTACCTCCGAATATTCCTTCCCTTTCCCAAAATCTATTTCCGAACTGAAGTCCGATTTTTGTTGAAGCAGGATAATGGAGTTCCCTTATTGCCTTCCACTTATTATGGGAAAAGGAATTGCGGGGTTCAATATCCATAAATGACAACAATTGAAGAGGTATTGTCACGATGGCAAGATCACCGGTAACGGTTAAGGGTCTATCGCTTTGAGTGTGTTTAGAATGGATGGTTACTCGATTATCATGTTGAACAAGTTTTGTCACTTCATATCTGAAATTTAGATTTTCCTTCAATTCGGGTACAAAAGCATAAGGAAGCCGGTCGTTTCCCCCCTCGATTGCATAAAAAACGATGTTTGGGTCAAGGAGTGGCAAAAACTCTCGAAGAATGGCAGTAAAGGAAAGTTCAGGTAAACCTTCTAAACCCATTAGGACTTTAATGCTTTCAATTGCACCGGTTGATAGGCTCATCCCTACTGGATTGTACTGTAAAAAGAAGCTCAAGGAGTATTTATCAAATTCTTTAATAACTATTTCCCAATTTCTAATTGGGTTTTGAATGATGAAATCAGTCACTGGTTTAATGGCCATGTTGAATAATTCTTCAGCTGTTTTACCTCTTTCATGGGGAGCTACTGGGTACTTCAGTATATCCGGGTTCCGTTGATATATGGCAGCGGTCGTTTTGATTCCATTGGCATAAATGGGATCATTAGGAGTCGCGTTCACAAAAGGGATGATTCGTAAACCGTACTTCTTGATGTATTCAGCAACTAAGTAATGATAATTCGGAATGCGCATGGCACCTGCTTCAAGGTAGGAACCATCCGAAAATGGCTCCCGTATGGTCAAAACACGCCCCCCGACCCTCCCGGTTGCTTCCAATATCGTTACATCGTGTCCGGCTTTTTTTAAGAGGGATGCTGCAACTAACCCAGACATGCCGGCACCAATGATAATGATTTTTTTCGGTATTTTGGATGGTCCCAGTCCATTTCTGATGAAAGCCAGCTTTTGATCGGTTGAAAGCGGATCTTTGTAAAGGGACAAAGTGTTGTTCTCCTCTCGGGTTCACTTTCCTATATCGGATTTACGCTATCATATTCCTATTGGTTCACCATTTATGATGGGTCTTCAATAATTTGTCTTGTAAGTATCCAAAATTAACAGTTAAAAAGCTTTCTTTAAATCTGATAATCTTGGAGTTATGCCTCCTTTGAAGACGGGCCATTTCACCATTTTTTAATGCCTTATATATCCCAAAAATAACCTCGTCAGAATATTGAAAAAATCATTCAACCAATAACCATCATTAAGTAACTTTCGGATTTTCTATAAAACCCATGAAAACTTAGTTCGTGGAATATTATTAAATATTTTCCTTTACAACGGAGATACTACCAAGATACAAAGGCTAGAAAGGAAGACTTACATTAAAAAGGAAGAAACCAATGCTTCGAAGATAGCGAATAGCTATGTATCACCAACTTGGGAGGTAACTAATACTTTTGTCGTTGGTCTTGTTATCGCTATTTGCAGTTTATTTCCAGGTGCAGTATTCCCGATTGGGGAAGCCTTGATCGTTCCCGCAAGCCTAATCTTGGTCCTATTATGTATTATGAGTGCATTCTTGGTCTTCTCGCACAGCGTAGACAAAAATGAAAATTTTTCTAAGCGGGGTAGGTTATAGGGTGCCGCGCTGCGCCGTTATAGCGATTATCATTCAGTATTTAATCGGCAGTTATGTTTATGGAACCGCCATTTACCCTGTATTATTTATCCAAATGTCACAATCCTTACCGACCCGACCTCATTCCGTGCCGTGTTTGCCACATATATAGTGGGCTTTGCGATATTGTTGCCAGGTTATTTCTGGTCCATCTTCATGAAAGATCAGCGCCGAAAGTTAAAACGGAGACAAATGTCAAACTAGTTCATCTTGGAAAAGAGAGGTTATCACTATGAAAATGTTAGATCTGCTAAAATATACGGTTTTAGTCATCTCACTTTTTTTGAGCTATCAAGCGGTTGAAGCACATGATAAAAATTTTCAGGTCGATGGCACCTATATTTCAGCAAAAAGAGATGTAACAGGAGACCAGAAAATAGACATCATCCAGGTACAGGGGCTGCCATATGAGAAAGGAAGCAAATTTCTGAAGAAAATTGAATTGAGTGTTGATAGCAATCGCAGTACAATTAGCGTTCCGCTTGAAGCAGGGTATAATCCAGACCTCAAGGTTACGGACTTGAATGATGATGGTATCCAGGATGTACTGGTCACGGTTTTGATGGAAGGTGGAGAGCGATTGATAACCAGTTATGCCTATACGTTCAAGGATGGAAAAGCGAAGGAACTGGAAATCCCTCCACCCGTTCCTGTAATGGCCCAATTTCTTGACGGATACAAAGCGGAAATCATTATAGAAGGTCAAAAGCCTGTGGTGATAGATGTCAGTTCCAGAAAACAAGCTTATGATGAAATGGGCATTTATCTAAATGGAAAACTAAATGAACCGACAGAGCTTTTGGTTGATCCATATTCATCACTGGACCTTAAGACCGTTTTGGGAAAAGGAAAGGGGCTTATAGGGATCCAACATGTGAAAGGTTCCGATGAACGCGATCCGATATTGGAGATTAAATCGGTATGGAAGTATAACAATGGATGGCAGCTTGTAAAAGCCCAAGTTAAACCTGTCAAGGGAAGTAATAAATAGTGAATGTTATTATGGGATAGTATTGAATTTGACATAGTTCAGGCATATCTTAGTTAAATAAAGCAGGTTGACAGCTCTTGGTCATGAGGGCTGTTTTTTGTTTATATTTAAAATTGACAATTTTTAAATATTTGGTAAAATCTAAATAAATCCAGTTTATACATAATCAAACTTTCTTGCTGGGTTAAATGTAAGCGGATACAAGGGGGTGCAGACTTACGGAGTTAAAAGAAAAAATAATCGAAACATCGTTGACACTCTTCGAACAGCATGGTTTTCATGGTGTCTCCGTTAACGAAATCGTCAAGGCATGCGGAACTAGCAAGGGTGGATTTTATCACCATTTTTCGTCCAAAGATGAGCTTTTATTTGTCATTCATGATTACTTTATTTCATATGTTTTAACTAAAGCACAGGAAGCCATTTCAGCAAGTACCCATCCAACAGAAAAAATGCAAAAGATCATTCAATCTTTCGTTAAAGTTTTTGACCTCTATAAACCACACATCTCAGTTTTCTATCAAGAAAGCATTTACTTAAAACCACCTTATGTAGAAGCAATCAAAAAAAAACGTCAAATATATAAAGAAATTATTTTTTCCGTCATCAAAGAAGGCATTGACAAGGGAGTGTTCCGCAGCGAATTACCGGTTGAAATTACCGGGATGTCGATTCTGGGCATGGTGAACTGGTCCTACAAATGGTACAAAAGGGACGGCGGAAAAACCATAGATGAAATTGGTGATATTTACGTAGATTTAATTCTGCAGGCACTATTGACGGATAAACAAAAAGAAGAGGAAATAACCCGGCCATTTTTACTGAAAAACCAATTGGTTGTGGATTAAACAGTAAAACCTGAATTGTACAGACCAACTAGTCGGTCTTAATAGAAAGGGGAATGAACAAATGGATTTCTCACTTACGAAAGAACAACAGATGATTAAGGAAATGGTTAGGGAATTTGCTGAAAAGGAAATTAAACCAATTGCCATAGAATTGGATGCAAAGTCCATGTTTGCGGAGGATGCATTCAAAAAAATGGGGAAACTCGGGTTGCTTGGAATTCCGTTCCCTGAAGAATATGGCGGCTCGGGTGGAGATACGATTTCGTATGCCATTGCAGTTGAAGAGGTTGGCAAGGCATGCGGAGGAACCGGTTTAAGCTATGCAGCAGCCGTTTCACTTGGGGCAAGTCCAATTTACTATTTTGGAACCGAAGAACAGAAGCAAAAATATCTGGTTCCAATCACGACCGGTGAAACTTTGGCAGCTTTCGGGTTGACAGAGCCTAATGCGGGTTCGGATGCTGGCGGTACGAAAACAACTGCCGTATTAGAAGGTGATGAATATGTGATTAACGGCGAGAAAACATGGATAACAAATGCCAGCTATTCAAGAACCATCACCGTTACCGCTGTATCGGGCAAAGATTCCAGGGGCAAGAACATCATCTCCGCATTCATCGTGCCAACGGATACCCCTGGGCTTACGATCAATAGCAATTATGAAAAAATGGGAGTTCGGGCTTCCAATACGTGTGAAATCATTCTTGAAAATGTACGTGTACCAAAGCAGAATTTATTGGGAGATCCAGACAAAGGGTTCAAACAATTTTTATTCACGCTGGATGGCGGAAGGATTTCAATTGCAGCTTTGGCTGTAGGCATTGCACAGGCAGCCTTTGATAAGGCTCTAGCTTTTTCAAAAGAGCGCATTCAATTTGGTAAATCCATTTCAAGTTTTCAGGCGATTCAATTCAAGCTTGCAGATATGGCAATGGAAATTGAATTGGCAAGGAACATGGTCTATAAGGCGGCATGGTTAAAAGACAATAAAAAACCTTTTGCAAAGGAAGCGGCTTACGCCAAGCTTTTTGCAAGTGAGACCGCGTTCAGGGCCAGCAATCAAGCGATTCAAATACATGGCGGTTCTGGATACATGCGTGAATATGAAGTGGAGCGCTATTTAAGAGATGCTAAGTTATTGGAAATCGGGGAAGGCACATCCGAAATTCAAAGGATCGTAATCGCCAGACAATTAGGCTGTTAATCTTTTCGGAACGAAAATGAACAATGATGCTTTGGTTCAATCAGATGTGAAGCAGATATTATCCATACAGCAAAAAGCGTTCATTCTTACTTTTATTTGATAGGAGGAGTTTGATGTCCGATTTGCTAGATGTTACTATCGGAAAACTGCTTGAAAAGAAAGCTGAACAATATGGTGATAATGAAGCGGTGGTTTACCATGAACTTGGCCTTCGTCATTCGTATCGCGAATTTGAAAAGATTTGCCGAAAGGCGGCCCGGGGGTTCATGGCACTCGATATTAAAAAAGGGGAACATATCGCCATTTGGGCGTCCAATAAACCAGAATGGCTTATATCCCAATTTTCGACAGCGAAAATGGGCGGGGTGCTGGTAACGGTCAATACCAATTACCGTACAAGTGAACTGGAATACCTGCTTAAGCAATCGGATTCGACGACGATAATCCTGATGGAACAATATAAGGATCATTCCTATATAGATACGTTGTATGAAATTGTACCTGAATTGAAAAATGCCGAACCAGGAAAATTACAATCTGAGAAACTGCCAAAATTGAAAAATATCATCGTTTTGGGTGAAACGCGTTATCCTGGCACGTTTTCGTGGGATGAAGTCATTAGCGGGAGCGAATCCGTTTCGGAAGAGTTGCTGGACCTGAGGATGGGGGAATTGTCTTCCAGTGATGTGATTAATATGCAATATACATCTGGAACGACAGGATTTCCAAAAGGAGTGATGTTGACGCATTCAAACTTGGTCAACAACGGCTTGAATGTTGCGGAATGCATGAAGCTTACAAAGGATGACCGGCTTTGCATCCCCGTTCCGTTTTTTCATTGTTTCGGCTGTTCCCTTGGTACGATGGCCTCCGTTACTGTAGGGGCAACGATGGTGCCTATTGTGGAATTTAATCCACGTGTAGTCCTACAGACCGTTGAAGCAGAAAAATGTACGGGGCTCCACGGTGTACCTACGATGTTCATCGCCGAACTTAATCTCGATGACTTCGACCAGTATGATTTACGTTCGTTACGGACTGGAATCATGGCAGGCTCCACGTGCCCGATCGAAGTCATGAAAAGCGTGGTGAATAAGATGGGGATCTCTGAAATTACGATTACTTATGGTCAAACGGAATCATCTCCAGGAATTACGATGACAAGAACGGACGACCCAATCGAACTTCGTGTTTCCTCAGTGGGAAGAGCATTGCCGAAAGTGGAAGTGAAAATTCTCGATCCGGCTACTGGAGCAGAGGTCCCACGGGGCAAACAGGGGGAACTCTGTTCAAGAGGATACCATGTAATGAAGGGGTATTATAATAACCCGGAAGCAACTGAACAGGCGATTGACCGGGAAGGCTGGCTACATACGGGAGATTTAGCGGTGATGGACGAGAATGGTTATTGCATGATAACAGGCAGGTTGAAAGATATGATCATTCGCGGGGGGGAAAATATTTATCCTCGTGAGATAGAAGAATTCCTCTATCAACATCCTGCAATTGTCGATGTCCAGGTACTCGGTGTCCCAGATCGGAAGTATGGGGAAGAGGTAGCGGCATGGATCATTTTGAAACCGGGAGAAAACCTGACGGAGAAAGAACTGACAGAATATTGCAAAGGGAAGATATCATTTCATAAAATTCCCCGTTACATTCAATTTACCGATGCATATCCAATGACTGCATCCGGAAAGATCCAAAAGTATAAGCTTCGGCAACAAACTCTTGACCTACTATCTGAACGCACTAAATAAGGAGGATACCGAATGATTCGAAAAATTCTTATCGCAAATAGAGGAGAAATAGCATCACGTATTATTCGTACATGCAAGAAGTTGGGAATACTTACTGTCGCCGTCCATTCGGAAGCAGATTCGGATTCGCCATTTGTGAAATTGGCAGATGAGGCATATTTATTGGGGGGCCCGAGAGTACAGGAAAGCTATTTAAACGTCAATAAGATTTTGGAAATCGCTAAAGAAACCGGAGTGGAAGCCATTCATCCTGGTTACGGATTTCTTAGTGAAAATGCAGATTTCGCACGTTCATGCGAAGAAGCAGGCTTGATATTCATTGGTCCCAAACCAGAGGTCATCCAGCAGATGGGCAATAAAGTCGAAGCACGGAAAAAGATGGAGCAAGCGGGCCTTCCATTGGTGCCAGGATTTTCAAGTCCATTAATAGATAGTGCAGAAGCGGCAGCCGTTGCCGAAAGGATTGGATATCCAGTCATGTTAAAAGCAGCAGCAGGCGGCGGGGGAATCGGCATGCAGGCCGTTGCTAATGAAGAGGAACTTTACAAAGCCTTCGAAGGGAATCAAAAACGTGCTCAATTGTTTTTTGGCAATGGAGATATGTTCATAGAAAAATTGATTGAGAAGCCTCGTCATATCGAAATTCAGGTATTGGCGGATTCCTTTGGGAATGCTGTTTACTTATGGGAAAGGGAATGCTCCGTTCAAAGGCGCCACCAGAAGGTCGTGGAAGAGGCTCCCTCTTCTTTCCTTGACGAAGAAACAAGAAACAGGATGGGAATGGCTGCTGTGAAAGCGGTAAAATCCATTGGTTATAGCAATGCAGGCACCCTCGAATTTTTAGTTGATGCGGATAAAAATTTTTATTTCCTGGAAATGAATACACGCCTACAAGTTGAGCATCCTGTCACCGAAGAAATTACGGGACTGGATTTAGTCGAACAGCAAATAAAAGTCGCGTCAGGCAACAAACTGGAATTCACTCAAGCAGAGATTAAAAAGGATGGACATTCCATTGAAGTGCGAATATATGCTGAAGATCCGAAAACCTTCTTTCCAGCACCGGGGAGAATCACCAGCATGGAACTTCCGGAAGGTGAAGGGATCCGTCATGAATTGGCGGTTCATGGAACTTCCGTCGTATCCCATTTTTATGATCCGATGATCGCCAAATTGGTAGTGAGCGGCGATTCGAGGAATAAAACGATCAAGAGATTAATAGAAGCGCTGGCAAACTATAAAATAGAAGGAATTAAAACAAACCTTCCTTTGCTGATGGAAATAATTTCTCATGAAGCTTTTTCCCAAGGAGATACGACTACGGATTTCATTGCGAAATATATTAAAAAATTGACTGTATAACGCATATTTTAAAACATAATGATCAGGAGGAATGTAAGATGGCAGATTTAAAGGCAAGCATGGCAGGAAGCGTTTGGAAAATCGTAGCGAACGAGGGGCAAAGTGTTACCGACGGACAGGACATCATTATCTTGGAATCCATGAAAATGGAAATCCCCATTGCAGCTGAGGAAGCTGGCACCATCAAAGAACTTAAAGTGAATGAAGGGGATTTTGTAAATGAAGGCGACATATTGGCCGTCATTGAATAAAGGGACGGAGGGGTAAGATGAACTGGCCTGAAAAAGTGACAATTAAGGAAGTTGGACCGCGTGATGGGCTGCAAAATGAAAAGGTCATTATACCTACGCAAAGCAAAATGGATTGGATCGATCAGCTCTCTGATACTGGATTATCTTATATAGAGGTGACTTCTTTCGTACATCCAAAATGGATTCCCCAATTGAGTGATGCGGCCCTTGTGGCTAAGGGAATAAAGCGTAATCCCGGGACCACATATGCGGCCCTTGTACCCAATCAAAGGGGTCTGGAATCGGCCCTTGAAGCCAATATCGATGAAATTTCCGTGTTCATGTCATCCAGTGAAACCCATAATCTTAAAAATATCAATAAATCGATTTCCGATACCTTTCCAATAATGAAGGATGTCATCGGGACTGCAGCAAAAAGCGGGAAAACGGTTAGGGGCTATGTTTCAACCGTTTTCGGCTGTCCTTATGAAGGGGAGGTTTCGTCCGAACAGGTTTTCCGTGTTTGTGATCAACTATTTGACTTCGGAATCAGTGAGGTCTCATTGGGTGATACAATTGGGGTCGCGTCACCAAGACAGGTTGCCTTGTTCCTTGAACAGGCTGTAAAAAGATATGATATAAGCCGAATTGCCCTCCATTTTCATGATACAAGTGGCATGGCACTCGCAAATGTACTCCAATCACTGGAATATGGAGTGGACACTTTCGACTCTTCTCTCGGTGGTTTGGGAGGATGCCCATATGCACCAGGTGCGAGCGGCAATGTGGCTACGGATGACCTGATTCATATGCTACATAAAATGGGAATTCACACGGGAATCAATCAAGAAAAACTAATGAAGGCTGCGTCCATTATGCAAAGCTTTTTGGAAAAACCATTGCCTAGCCATCAGATGGCTGTATATAACGCGCAATAAGTTGAATTGAGGTGAAACGATGACTTCATTAGTAGAGATCAGTCATGATGCCAAGGGAATTGCCATCGTGACTTTGAATCGGCCGGATGCTGCCAATGCATTATCCACCGAATTGCTTCATTGCTTATTCGAAGGGCTGGATGAACTGAAAAGAGAGTCCAATTTACGAACCGTCATTTTAACGGGAGCTGGGGAAAAGGCGTTTTGTGCAGGTGCGGATCTTAAGGAACGGGCTGGGATGAATGATGATAAAGTCAAGGAGACAGTCAAACTGATTGGTGACACGATTACGGCTGTAGAAAACCTTCCAGTCCCAGTAATCGCTGCAATTAACGGCCCGGCTTTTGGAGGAGGGCTGGAGCTGGCGCTGGCCTGTGACATACGAATCGCATCGGAAACGGCAAAGATGGGACTAACAGAAACGGCATTAGGAATCATCCCAGGCGCCGGCGGTACTCAACGCCTGCCCCGTATAGTCGGAATGTCAACGGCGAAAGAACTGATTTATACGGCGAAGAGATTGGACGCAAAAGCGGCACTTGCCATGAAAATCATCAGTCATGTATATCCACCACAACAATTACTTGAGGAAGCGAAAAAACTGGCTGGGGAAATTGCGGTCAATGCCCCATTAGCACTCAGGGCAGCAAAAGCGGCGATCAATCAAGGGGCTGATACTAACTTGAAAACAGGATTGCAAATTGAAAAAGACTGCTATCAGACAACTTTAAAAACCCGTGACCGACTGGAGGGTCTGTCAGCATTCAAGGAAAAGCGCAAACCGGTATTTACGGGTCGATGATTTCAATTGAAGGAGGAACATGGATGGTAACGACGGATAAACTAACCGAAACGGTTGAAACGATTAAAAAAGGCGGTTTAGAAAAATATCATCAAAAAAATGCTGAAAAAGGAAAGCTTTTCGTACGTGAACGGTTAGAGCTGCTTTTTGATGAAGGGGTTGAAATAGAAGACGCTTTCTTTGCAAATTGTGCCAGTGATGGTCTTCCCGCAGATGGTGTGGTTACAGGTATAGGAAAAATCAATGGTCAGAGGGTCTGTGTCATGGCCAATGATTCGACCGTAAAAGCAGGTTCCTGGGGAGCAAGGACCGTCGAGAAAATCATTCGCATTCAGGAAACAGCTGATAAGTTACAGTTGCCCCTCCTTTATTTAGTCGATTCTGCCGGGGCTCGAATTACGGATCAAGTAGAAATGTTTCCGGGACGCCGCGGTGCAGGACGAATCTTTTACAACCAAGTAAAGTTATCGGGAAAAGTTCCGCAAATTTGTCTATTGTTCGGACCATCTGCAGCGGGAGGGGCATATATCCCAGCTTTCTGCGATATTGTCGTAATGGTTGACGGTAATGCATCGATGTATTTAGGATCACCGAGAATGGCAGAAATGGTCATTGGCGAAAAGGTTAGCGAAGAGGAAATGGGCGGGGCGAAAATGCATTGTTCTGTTTCAGGATGCGGGGATGTGCTTGTTAAGTCAGAAGAAGAATCCATCGCGTTTGCACGCCGATACTTAAGCTATTTTCCAGGAAATTATCAAGAAAAGCCTAAAGCCAAAAAGCCTGAGCTGCCAGCTGAATTCGAAAAAACATTAGAAGAGCTGATTCCAAAAAACCAGAATGCAGCCTTTAATATGTATGACCTGATCGATAGGATTATAGACAGGCAATCGTTTTGTGAAATCAAGAAGCTATTTGCCCCCGAATTGATTACTGGGCTTGCAAGGCTAAATGGACAGACGATTGGGATCATAGCCAATCAGCCGCGTGTCAAGGGAGGCGTCCTTTTCCATGATTCAGCCGATAAGGCGGCCAAGTTCATCAATTTATGTGATGCTTTCCATATACCGCTGTTGTTCCTGGTGGATATTCCAGGATTCATGATTGGAACGAAGGTCGAACAGGCAGGCATCATTCGCCATGGTGCGAAAATGATTTCGGCCATGAGTGAAGCCACGGTCCCCAAGATTTCTGTCATCGTCCGAAAAGCTTATGGTGCTGGACTCTACGCGATGGCTGGTCCCGCATTTGAACCGGACTGCGTACTTGCCTTACCGACGGCATTGATTGCGGTCATGGGGGCAGAAGCTGCGGTCAATGCAGTCTATGCCAATAAAATCAATGCGATGGAAGCGGAGGATCGCCCAGCATTCATCGAACAGAAGCGCAATGAATATAATGAAGACATTGATATCTACCGCTTAGCCTCCGAGATGATTGTTGATGGCATCATCCAGCCAAATGACCTGCGTGATGAATTGAGTGCCCGGTTTGAAGCATATAGCAGTAAACAACTGACATTTACCGATCGTAAACATGGAGTCTATCCAGTCTAATGAATTCAAGAAACAAGCCCGGTCATCATGACCGGGCTATTTATCATGTATGAAAATAAAATGATTTTTCAAATAATAAGAAAAATTTTCTTATTTAGAGTTGCTAAATCACATAAGGAAGAGTACTATAATTAGTAATTATTGATTTACTAATTACTCAATTCATACTTAGTGAAAGAAAGTGAGCGTTGCCATGGTTCAGCAGGAAAAAAAGAAATATATAACTCCAGATGGATACACAGCAGACATTGCGATCTTTACTATTACTTCGCAGAAAACGGCAGAAAAAGCGCCGCCTGAAATGTTTTTAAAGCTATTGTTAATCAAACGTGCGACGAAAGATAAGGAAGGACACCCAAACGTTGAAGGAGATAAATGGGCATTGCCTGGAGGCTTTGTAAATGTCAGGGAGACTGCTTATGAAGCAGCTAAACGCGAATTAAAAGAAGAAACGGGTGTAGCTGGATTCCATGTCAAGCATTTCGGTGTTTATGACCGCCCAGGACGCGATCCCAGGGGATGGATCATATCCAATGCTTTTTACGCCATTGTCCAGGAAGATTTTCTCAATCAAAGAAAAGCGAATGACGATGCAGCTGAGGTTGAATTGTTCACGATACAGGAAGCGTTACAATTAGAGCTTGCATTTGATCATCATACAATCATTAACGACGCGATGAACTTACTGAAAAAAGAAATGGTGCAAACGACGATAGCCCAAAAATTCCTGCCGGATGAATTTACACTTTCTGAACTGCAACGGGTGTTGCTAATAGCTAGAGATGATGCAAAAATCAGCGCGGATTCACTTTTTTATGCAAAAGCCCCTAAACTCCCGTTCTTGGAGAAAGTCTTGGATGAAAAGGGTATCCAGAAGAAAACAAAACGAAATTCGTATCGGCCTTCACAACTTTACCGATTTAATGCAGAGATTGTCATGGACTCTATTTATTATTAAGGGGGAATAGGTGAAATGGATAAAAAGGCATTGATCAATATCGATTATACGTATGACTTCGTGGCAGACGGGGGTTCATTGACCTGCGGGAAGCCAGGACAGGATATCGAGAAGGCACTAGTCAGGATAACAAAGGAGTTTATCAAACAAGGGGGATACACGGTCTTCGCGATTGATTTACATGAAAATGGAGACCGCTTACATCCTGAATCGAATTTGTTCCCACCGCATAATATTAGCGGTACAATGGGTAGAGACCTATATGGGACTTTAAAAGAAGAATATGAAACAAATAAAAATCAAAAGAATGTTCATTATATAGATAAAACGCGTTATTCGGCATTTGCAGGAACGGACCTTGATATCCGCCTAAGAGAACGTCACATTACCGATGTATATTTAGTCGGGGTTTGTACAGATATCTGCATTCTGCATACGGCAATCGACGCTTATAATTTAGGATATAATATTTTTATATATGAAAATGCAGTGGCCTCATTCAATGATGCCGGTCACCATTGGGCCCTTGGGCATTTTAAAGGATCTCTAGGAGCAACCATTTTATAATATCCATTCACGCAACAGAATAGAAGGGAGGCGAAAGCTTCTCTTTTGGGAGGAACTATCCATGGAAAAAAAGTACAACGATGACAGTTACGCACTACACACTGATCTTTACCAAATTAACATGGCCCAAACTTATTGGCAGGACAAAACACATAACCGAAAGGCAGTTTTCGAGATATTTTTCAGAAAACTTCCGTTCAACAGCGGATATGCGATTTTTGCTGGACTTGAAAAAATTGTCCATTACCT
Protein-coding sequences here:
- a CDS encoding cysteine hydrolase family protein; this encodes MDKKALINIDYTYDFVADGGSLTCGKPGQDIEKALVRITKEFIKQGGYTVFAIDLHENGDRLHPESNLFPPHNISGTMGRDLYGTLKEEYETNKNQKNVHYIDKTRYSAFAGTDLDIRLRERHITDVYLVGVCTDICILHTAIDAYNLGYNIFIYENAVASFNDAGHHWALGHFKGSLGATIL